The Drosophila innubila isolate TH190305 chromosome 2R unlocalized genomic scaffold, UK_Dinn_1.0 1_C_2R, whole genome shotgun sequence DNA window ATGTTGGAGAACACAACATATATAAGTTTTGCACGTTGTACGCCGAACCAGAATAAAATGAAGGAGGATTTATACACAGGGTGGATTAAAGGATCGTGAATGGGTGCTGGCCTAGAACATGGAGTCATGGCTATCGGTCGCATATTGCCAGGCCATCGTTAGCATCAATCAGTCGGTGCGGGCCTGCGCCTCATCGCTGCCAAGCAGCTCCCGCTTCATGCCCATGCCCAATCCCAAGCCTAGACCCAATCCCAtggctggagctggagctggagccgGAGCTGGGGATGCCGCCTCATTGAAGTCATCCAGCTCATgctcccgctcccgctccTGTTCCGGCTCGAGGTCATGGGATTCCTTGCCATTGGTGGACACCGAGGCGGAGTTGGAGGAGTGCATGATGACACTGGCGCTTTCCATGGGGGAGGCGGCACGTGGCGGAGGTGGCGAATAGGGCGACTCGGGACGCTCTTTGCGCTGCAGCGACAGATCCTCCACTTGATCATgatcatcctcatcatcggCATCGCGTTCCTCCTCAATAGCCTCCCGTTTGATCAGCGCCTGGCCGTGCTTCTCCTCCTGATCCTGATCGTGCTCTTGCTCAGCATAGTGGTGGACAGGTGAACGTGAAGGTGGCACATGGCCATTGGAGCCCGGCGGACTGTTGGACATGCGATTGGCGGCGGCATGAGCAGCTGCCGCCAAGGCCATGGCATGGAGCGCCTCCCGGCCAGCAATGTCGCCTCCACGGTTCTCCAGCGCCTGTTGCAGGAAGGCGTGATCCAAGAGAGCAGCAGCCGAGTGTGGAATCGTTGGCGGCATGCCATGACCATGACCATGACCATGTGGACCATGACCATGACCATGATGACCATGTCCTGAGCCCGGCTCCTTCTGGTCGTGCTTCAGCTCCGTCTGCCCGTAGTTGTGGGCAGCTGCAGCCGCCGCCGCGGCAGCGGAATAGGGAAACGCTGCCGAGGATTCACCCGGCGGACTGCGCTTTGGAGTGCGATGGGTGCCACGTCCGGTGTTGATATTCAGCTTGCGCACCTTGTCGTACAGGGTGCGACTGGGCAGTCCGAACTTCCTGCTCGCCTGGAGAGCGCTCATGCCCTCCCGGACGCATTGGATGGCGCACATCATGTCCGCCCGGGTGTATTGCTTGTAGCGCTTCCACTCCGGCTTCTTGCCGCTGCCCTGACCGCCAGTCTCCTCATCAAAGGAGCGATCCGTGTGCGGCGACAGCGGCTCCTTATCACCGCCGTAGTCGGAACCATTGAAGCTGTGGCTACCAGCGCCGGCAGCACTGCCGCTTCCGCTTCCGCTGCCCAGTTGATGTGGATGCTGATGGGTTGGCGTCTTCTCCACGGGATTCTTGACGCCCGGCAGCATCAGAGGATTCGGCTGGGAGGAGTCTGCGGGATTCGCCTGGGCCAACACATTGCGTAAAATGGGTGTGTCCCGTGTGCTGTTGAGCAACATGCTCGAGATGGCCGATAGCTTCTTGCGCTTGAGCGGATTCATATCAGCCGCCGACTCGTATACGGAATTCAAcatggcggcggcggcggcagagGGGGAAAGTGGCCACTGGCCAGATTCTCCGGCGGCAGCAGCATGCGGCGTGGAGTGTGTGGGAGTCAGAGGAGCCTCGCCAGCTGGGATGTGGGCATTGATGTTCATGGGCACGCCACTGGAGGCGGGGAAACTCGTGTAGGGCGGCTGGTAGGCACCAAAGGGAGGCGGAGGCGGCGAGCAGCTGCTCGAGATGGCGGCACTGGGTGAAATATGCGTCGATGTTGAGATCACGGATGAGGAATTGTGCTGTCCATAGGCAGCATCGGATCCACCGTTAAGCGGCTTACCGCCGGAGCTGGACGTgggctgatgatgatgatgatgatgatggtgtcCAGCTGGAGTGCTGCCCTGGAACTGATGGCTCTGTGAACGCTCCTCGCTTGCAGTGGATGCAGCTGAGATGGCCTTGTGATTGAACTTCATGAGGTTATCGTAGAGTCCTTTGACCTGCAGCTCCTTGGCGGTGCGCAGTATCTCCGGCTCCTGGCTCTTGGTCACCGTCGTCTCGCCCGTGTACATGTATTGCAGCAGGGCGGCAATCTCGAATCCCTTCACCCCTGGCAATATGATGCTGCACTGATCCTGCGGCACATCCTGCAATATGGCCTGAAAGTAGGGTGAATTGGCGGCAAGGACAACGCGATGTGCCTTGAACTGTTCATCATCCACGACCAGGGTGCAGTCCACATAGCTGCCCACCTCGTGCAGAGCATGTAGGATCTGCACGAGGTTCGTCTGATGATTATTCCAGCGCAGACAGTACGTCTGACCCTCGCTGCTGGCCACTGGCGTCGGTCCGCCCATCTCGTCGGGCCTCAGTTGCTGAGGATTGTGGTGACTCTCCCGAGGATTGTGACCGTGACTGTGACCGTGACTGTGACTATTGTGACGATGGCGCTGTCGAtgcagctgctcctgctcctggtCCGGATCCTCGTCCGGTGCggtgtcgctgctgctgttatagGCGCTGTTCAGGCTCGTGAACGCGGCGCTCAACAGGGTCGGCGAATATGAGGCAAGATGCTTCCTGACCTTGAGCGCCAGCTTAAGGCTTACAGTTCACCAGTTGCCTGCGAGCGTGACCGAAAAATGGACACAACGggaaaaaagagaagagataCGTTTCAAATTAGTCAAAAGATTTCGATTTGAATAAACGATGTGAATCCTCAATGTGAAAGATTTGCAcagtgttgtgtttttttttcggaaATGCCAAATAAACCGAAATCGTATTTTGCACGGGTTGCTATAATCTATGAGAATTGGCAAAAGGGAGGGGACTGGATATTGAGAAATGTGGAGTAGGGAGTAGAAAATAGGAGTAGGAAGTAGTTGCAAGCAAAGGAATATTACTTAGTAAATGAGAACTTGAGATTTAGATTTGGGAAGATGGAAGTGGGAAGTGAAAAAGGAGAAAGAGCAGTGGGTGATAGAAAAAGCAAGTTCAGAATAGGTAGCAAATAGGAACAGAAGATAAGGTAGAGACGGAAGTAGTAAATAGTAGTAGGAAATAGAAAAGTGGAGTAGACAAATGGAGGTACAAGCAATggaatatatacaaaaagaaCGGGAGCATGTAAGAATAAAAGCCTAAATATATCAGTAccgagtataaaaaaaaagtagcgaACAGAAATAATTGGAGAATGAATGTGAATACAAGCATAAGGAGTACACAGTAGTAAAAAGGAGCAGGTAGGGACAAAAAATGGGAGTAGCAAGtagaaaatgctaaaaaaaaaaacgctagaAGGGGGAGTGGAAGCTGTGGAAAGAGACGAGCTGATAAGTAGGGAATGATAGAAGATAGTAAGGTGTTGAACAAGTAAATTCAAGTAAGTGAAAGAGGAAAGTAGAGCAggagtaaaaaataaacagaaacaCATCGTAGGAGTAGGAAAGGCAAATGGCATAAGCGAGAACGTAGTTTAAAGTAGAAATAGATTTGGAGATGAAAAGGCAAATTAGTAGTAGAATAATGCTGATTTGGTAAGTGACTTAGAAGTagctaaatataataaatattaggaAATGAGACTACAAACTAATGTGGGAATGTGGGAGAAGACGACTAGTATGTAGATAAGACAAACGGGAGTAAATATCCTAAAACGGAGTAGCAACAAAAGTGACAGTGCGAAATGGGAgtagaaataagaaaattaagttaGAATGTGCGATTTCAAAATACCCACCTCCCCTCCCTAGCTATTCATGCTCCGGCATAACACATTGCAGATTTGCGTTTTAACTTTTCCCTTTCCACATTGACTCATTATGCGAACACCCCTCCCCCTCCATCCTCCCACCACTCCCCCGCAGGtgtgcaaaaatatttgtgtatttggGGATGGTTCCTCGCACTCTtactctcactcactctctccctttccctttcccgCTCCTTGCCCCCTCTTCCGTTCATCTATCAACCAAATTTCCTGAGCCATTTCattgcaaaacttttttccGTTGGTTTTTTGGCGGAAAATcttggttgtttttttttatattttcgtttttcttctttttttttttaaatttatgcccAACTCCCACCCTGGCCAAGTTTTATGCGCCATAAAAAAGTGAAAGCGCCTTTTTAGAATGAGACGGCATATTAGAGGATCGGGGAACGGGGCGAGGCGGGAAAGGCGTCGGGTGGTAGTGGGAGGGTGGCACAAAAATACGcggaaataccaaaaaaaaaaaaaaaaaatgaaaatgggggaaaaatatgcaaacatcCCTCGGAAAACGTGTGCGCGTATTTTTCCGGCTGCTTTTCGCGCGTTTtgctttacatatttttttttgttttttactggaaaatggaaagcaactgcttacacacacatacacgcacaacaaaacagcaaaactgaaaaacttgcaataaatttgctttacagagttttcattcatttttgtaTGCGTATTCTTGGCTTGTTTTTCCTGTTTTTTCTGGTTTTGGGAGCAGGGGTATAATACAagggtgtgtgcgtgtgtgtgtgcgttccCGTTGCGGCTGCTCTTAACCCCCGCTCCGATCCGCCCGCTGCAAGACtcgaatttcatttaaaaactcgttaaaaatacttttttggcATGTTCCAGTCTCAAGTGGTCACCATATGTTGACCCTATGAAAAAAGGTTGACGCTGACCATGTGCCGCATATGTtgcacatgccacatgcaacgCCATGTGTTGCCAATAAGCGAATCGTCGTTCGTGGAAATCTAACGATCGCTTACCAACAGGTACGCCCCTCTGCCCCCATACGAAAGTGATCCCAAGTGCGACgcagttaaaaataagaaatacaaaaaaaaaaaattgccagGATAATGGCAAAGGAACAACAGGAAAACGTCAAAGGGAGACAAAGAAATAAAGCAGGAGGGGAACGGAAAACAAATGAACGTCATTGTCTGCCGTTGAAGTGCGGAAAATGCTCAAGACATTGTCTGCCCGAATAGTTTTCATTGTCCGCCTCGAATTGGATAATGGGCAAAAAACGTGCAACCTGCCGTGCGACGATCACAATGATCCCTATTCACAATAGCGCTGCCTTTTGCGTAAGCGGCTCGCAGGTAGacggcaagaagaagaagaagcacgATTGACGCGCATAATGGGATCATAATGGAATCGGATCAACGCCTCGTTAAAAAGAAACTCTTATACGGCGAATTCGAGTTCGAATTCAGACGCGACGTGATCGCTAAAAAGCGATAAACAAGCGTGAGCTTTAAGTTTGCgagctttttttatttgtaaaatttaacagcaagTTAACAGCGACCgccattttgttgtgctaacgactcgtaaatttaaaaatgataagcGAAACGTCATTGAAGCAAATGCACTTGGAAACCGGTTTGGGATTTTCcagttttatttcttattttttgtggatttgttgtttttgtgtttgtttgttgtttgtgcccTTAAGTAGTTGTTGTGTGCTctgcttattaatttttacacgtatagcaattttaaattgcgaAATGttgtattgaaaaatgtacaaaaacgtttttcaatttgatttgccgaattaaaaatataatttatatgaaaattgcTAAACTTACcacaaaataatgtaaataccGCAGCTGCACCTGCACAATTGACTTTTATATCAATTGCAAATgcactttaataaatatttatttttatttttatttttagtttaagttaagcgtgttttgttatttccatttgctttgagttctgtttttgttattgtggctTTAACTCTCACATTCGCTTTAAACTGACAataagaaaattgcaaatttattttttcgttttgtttttgtttttgttgcttataAGTTTCTAATTAGCAATATTGCGTTAACTGttactttataataaaaatcacacacgcacaaataTGACACCAAAAAATCCTAAAATTGCTGCTTGCAGTTTATCCaagtgttttcttaatttatataatttttttaatattttattgtgttgttgtatttgattttgttgttgttggagtgCTCAGAAGAAGAAACAGCGAGACGTACgatttgcgttttttttttttagttttgcgTGGCACGTTGTTGCAGATTCGAGCGCTCAAACTTGAATAAAACTGCCACGGCGCTCGTGTGCAGCAAGtcattgaaaacaaaatttccCGAGCGAGACAGCGCGCACATTTTTCACGCACACAGTGTAActctcgcacacacatacaagcgCACTCACAGAAAGACGCAAACCGTCACTCGCAGGGGAACTCTGCCAAAGGAAAAGCCACAAAACTGTGCTACGCTCCCAGTCAACCCTCTTGCTGTCTCTTTCTGCAATACGCtaacgtcgcagtcgccgtcgtcgtcgcagtcgctgtcgctgcagACATTGCAGTCTGCAGCTGTGTACGTTTTTGCGCTGCCttgctctgtctctgtgtggGTGAGTCTTGCATATGGCGGCTGCTGCTCTCGCTGCGATTGGCACCCAAGAGAGCCATGTgcatatgtgagtgtgtgtgagagtgcgtttgtatacacatacatgtatatttgCTGCTTTTTTTGTTAGTGTAAGTTTATGCTCTTTTTGGCGTATGTTGgagaaatacatacataaaaaaagtgTGGCggctgcattttttttatttttcaaattgccCAACTGGCTGCAGGTTGTAAgcgagtgtgtatgtgtgtgtgagtgcgtacagtatgtaataaaaaaaactggttACCTCGTAGCCCGCAAGCAAGAAACCCCTTTTTGCCTTTAGCCTCAACTTCAGTTATTTTGATcatctttgaaatttattcaGAGCCCATTGCTAATTATACAAGCTAAGAGCATAAAACGTTTAGTAGGtagaaaagaagaagagagacaAAAGGGTAAGGAGAGTGAGAGACATGTAGCAGAATTTATTGGCATTTCGCCCGagttatgcaaatttgtttgtcCCTTAAGACGACCTTCAGCAATCAATATCCGATGAATGCAattgatgcatttttattttaattcaattttttctattttgaggGTCGCttgcaaatttgcatatgcTTAAGACGATTTCTTTTACTTGCGTATTTTTTTGTCTCTTTGTACTATTTACAGTTATGCAAATGAGTTGGCCTTGACAGTTGTGTAACGGTCAAAAATATCAGAAGGGTTGCAACTCTGCAActcaattgcaactgcaactaagCAAAAATTGCAGTTGCTATTTTAATTCAACTATTAACAAGTATAAATGTGTATACAAGAAtgacagtgtgtgtgttgtgtgtgtgtgcagtttATAAGCGAACCGCGAATCGCTGACTCgcctcacactcacacacatgcacatgcagCATCCGCAATAGCCGCATGTGCAACTGTTGTCGTCTCACTTGCTCGCATGATGACTGCATATGgcaatcatttcaattttcgcggcatttgttgcacatttaattaaacaatttaattgcttcGTATGGATGTATGTAGTTAGTTTGAGGTACCTGCAACTGACTGTTGCGCTTTGCTGTTGCCTTTAATTGTGCATCATTAATTTTGTGTGGCTGTTGCACAGTGGACGCCTCCACTGGCGCTGCTTTTGTGGTcgactttttattttgtattttttgtatcttttttttgttgcttgcttGATTCATTAATCATGACCAGGAAATTAAGGTCAACCGCATTCACCAGCCCATTTCGACTGCATTTTTGGCAGTCTCGAGTTTCAAACACAACTCCCTGAATGctctagtgtgtgtgtgtgtttgtatctatgtatttCAGCTATTATTTATGTGCTTTTTTCTGTCTGACAAGCAGCTAAATCTGAGGGCTAACCAAACTAGTTCGCAAGTGCATTCAACTCCCCCACCCTGCCACCCGCTGataatacaacaaataaataataaaaaacaactaaacTAAGAAATTTGGATTCAGCATAACGAAGTTTTAATACGTTtccaaatatatttgtatgcatttttattaaaaaatggttTAGGCACTTCCACTTTTCTAATAGATACATGCTATTATGgaatagaatatttaaaattcaaaatacaaaaaatcataattgctaaaactaaattacataattttttagctaaatttagtagatgtatttaaaatactattataaatgttactttataaatatatttttcattaaatagactaagaaaattgtatattttgggAATTACCTTTACCAAGATATACGTTCTCTTTGTTATatcaactttactttttctataAAAGAACCTTATTATAGATTCGGAATTGAGTTTTTGAATATGACagttaatgaaataaatttttcaatttaaagctgAAGGAAATAGTATATTTAGGGCACTAGCAATAAATAAGTAACACATAATACTGTACCTATACTAAGTTATATACTATTCACGTTTCATTAACTTTATTTCTGTAATACTCTTAcattttcaatgaaaaaactttattaaagaTTCGCAGCTGactttttgaatattaaagatcataaaaatattcaaaactattacagaaatacattaaatacttgaaaaacttctatattaactaaattatagtttatttattagtttatttacttaatgtttattaaggacagttgactaaaattttataaaaatttaaaattataactagAGTTAAAgctaaagtaaacaaataaataaataaaataaataataactaataaaaaaaacatattataaataaaaataaacttatataATACTTGACATACTTATTCACATTGTCAAAGAACTCTCTATATAGTGTAGAAAcacaattacaatttgaaatacaTAAGTAAAAAGTTGCATTAAAGACTTGCTCCATATAATCTGCGGCATATTGTTTATGAGCTCGTGTGTGTAGGGTCGATCGGTctgtcggtcggtcggtctcCTCTCTAATCTTATCAGCATTTTCCTcggctgtcgcagtcgcagtcgcagttgaAGTCGCTGTCTCAgtgaaagttttaattttcttgcaGTTGCGCTGCAGTTTTTtctctgtatttttttctcgTTGCGATAAGAGCTGGCGATTCAGTAATCGGTAATCGGTTGCTGTTAATTGTCCGGCAACTGTACCGTCTTGAAAGGTTGCACATGTGTAAAAGATTGAGTCAAGCAACTTGTAGAAATTCCGTAAATGGATTATCCTCAATGGTCTTTGCTGACTTTTTGACTCTGTTTTTGCAATAGCCACAATCCTCAAATGAAGTTATTTGTGAGCGGTCATTATGTGGGATTAACCTTTCAAAATCCGCACATAATCCAACCGCATCCACAGTCAATGAAGCTGTAAGCCGGAGCCGTCATAATGAGTGGCAGGTAGTTCCCCTCTGGACAATTGATAATTGCATTAGAAATCGATTTCGAATTCGAAATATATGACCTTGGGGTCTTTAGAGTTATGAACAAAGGTTAACCTCCAAATTTTCTAACCTCAAAAATTGCATTGTTCTCAATGTTGTCAATTTGCGATAATCGCTATGAAAATTTGTGGACTTAGCCGGAAATGCACTCAGAGTTATCGCCATTTGAATTTGCTTTCTCTGTTTTGCCACGGAAAACATTTTCGCGATAAGTTTTTATCAGTTTTGGGGTTTTCTTTGTTCTCAGCATATGGCAAAAGTAGAAGCGACAAAACATTCGAGGAAATTGCTGCCTAGGTTTATGATCTCTTTGGTAAAGGGTTTTCGGTATTGggtttatgtttttattgaacaaaatatCTATTAAGGTTTTGCGAAAAAGTGCGAAAATTGTTCGCTGGAAAATGTATGCGGTTTTATGACCGTACATCTAACCCTTTTTGTCGGTCTGCTCTGGCTCATTACCATTGACCGAAAGGATGAGAGGTTTCAGTTCCAGGAAAATGTTTTCGTATTTTGCCTGCAATATCATCTTCATTATCAGCCACTGACGTTAGCTCAATCAATGTCGTGCCGAAAACtctgcataaaataaatatttctcatttgtcaaacaaacaaa harbors:
- the LOC117784527 gene encoding longitudinals lacking protein, isoforms J/P/Q/S/Z isoform X2 translates to MGGPTPVASSEGQTYCLRWNNHQTNLVQILHALHEVGSYVDCTLVVDDEQFKAHRVVLAANSPYFQAILQDVPQDQCSIILPGVKGFEIAALLQYMYTGETTVTKSQEPEILRTAKELQVKGLYDNLMKFNHKAISPTSSSGGKPLNGGSDAAYGQHNSSSVISTSTHISPSAAISSSCSPPPPPFGAYQPPYTSFPASSGVPMNINAHIPAGEAPLTPTHSTPHAAAAGESGQWPLSPSAAAAAMLNSVYESAADMNPLKRKKLSAISSMLLNSTRDTPILRNVLAQANPADSSQPNPLMLPGVKNPVEKTPTHQHPHQLGSGSGSGSAAGAGSHSFNGSDYGGDKEPLSPHTDRSFDEETGGQGSGKKPEWKRYKQYTRADMMCAIQCVREGMSALQASRKFGLPSRTLYDKVRKLNINTGRGTHRTPKRSPPGESSAAFPYSAAAAAAAAAHNYGQTELKHDQKEPGSGHGHHGHGHGPHGHGHGHGMPPTIPHSAAALLDHAFLQQALENRGGDIAGREALHAMALAAAAHAAANRMSNSPPGSNGHVPPSRSPVHHYAEQEHDQDQEEKHGQALIKREAIEEERDADDEDDHDQVEDLSLQRKERPESPYSPPPPRAASPMESASVIMHSSNSASVSTNGKESHDLEPEQERVGMGMKRELLGSDEAQARTD
- the LOC117784527 gene encoding longitudinals lacking protein, isoforms J/P/Q/S/Z isoform X1; translation: MGGPTPVASSEGQTYCLRWNNHQTNLVQILHALHEVGSYVDCTLVVDDEQFKAHRVVLAANSPYFQAILQDVPQDQCSIILPGVKGFEIAALLQYMYTGETTVTKSQEPEILRTAKELQVKGLYDNLMKFNHKAISPTSSSGGKPLNGGSDAAYGQHNSSSVISTSTHISPSAAISSSCSPPPPPFGAYQPPYTSFPASSGVPMNINAHIPAGEAPLTPTHSTPHAAAAGESGQWPLSPSAAAAAMLNSVYESAADMNPLKRKKLSAISSMLLNSTRDTPILRNVLAQANPADSSQPNPLMLPGVKNPVEKTPTHQHPHQLGSGSGSGSAAGAGSHSFNGSDYGGDKEPLSPHTDRSFDEETGGQGSGKKPEWKRYKQYTRADMMCAIQCVREGMSALQASRKFGLPSRTLYDKVRKLNINTGRGTHRTPKRSPPGESSAAFPYSAAAAAAAAAHNYGQTELKHDQKEPGSGHGHHGHGHGPHGHGHGHGMPPTIPHSAAALLDHAFLQQALENRGGDIAGREALHAMALAAAAHAAANRMSNSPPGSNGHVPPSRSPVHHYAEQEHDQDQEEKHGQALIKREAIEEERDADDEDDHDQVEDLSLQRKERPESPYSPPPPRAASPMESASVIMHSSNSASVSTNGKESHDLEPEQEREREHELDDFNEAASPAPAPAPAPAMGLGLGLGLGMGMKRELLGSDEAQARTD